The Halobacterium litoreum genome includes a region encoding these proteins:
- the pepF gene encoding oligoendopeptidase F: MSSVPERDDLDDDYKWDLESIYATDEDWEAAFDDLQSKLDDLEAYEGRLTEDGDTLLEALELRDDIYRQAEKVSSYARMRSDEDTRDQEYQALRARGASLMADVSSATSYFDPELQDCTREELQSMVESTEGLEEYEHYFDDVLRMKPHTRSAEVEELLSDLSEVFGAPSDAYNMLTDADLEFPTVEKPDGDAVEISQANLTKLLKHQDREFRETVHEEFYETIGDVRNTIGSTMKSQMKKDVKLAEARNYDTAREAALDGSNIPTDVYDNLVDTVDDNLDKLHRHADLKREALGVDELKMWDLYMPIVDSESPEVTYDEAKEHVVEAVAPLGEDYQDRVREGLESNWVDVYENRGKRSGAYSGGTYDTQPFILMNYQDDISSMFTLAHELGHSLHSQYTSDEQPYVYSQYEIFVAEVASTVNEALLVNHLLDTVEDEHFRRHILNEYLERFRSTLYRQTLFADVEQRLHELTEEGEALTPDRIDEVYGERKRAYYEPADVDEHITREWMRIPHFYYNFYVFQYSTGISAAVALVQDILEEGQPAADRYLEFLERGSSEYPLELLRHAGVDMSTSEPIERALSVYDDYLGEAEDLV; the protein is encoded by the coding sequence ATGAGCAGCGTCCCCGAACGAGACGACCTGGACGACGACTACAAGTGGGACTTGGAGTCCATCTACGCCACCGACGAGGACTGGGAGGCGGCCTTCGACGACCTCCAGTCGAAACTCGACGACCTCGAAGCCTACGAGGGCCGGCTGACCGAGGACGGCGACACCCTCCTCGAAGCCCTCGAACTCCGCGACGACATCTACCGGCAGGCCGAGAAGGTGTCGTCGTACGCCCGGATGCGCTCCGACGAGGACACGCGCGACCAGGAATACCAGGCGCTCCGCGCTCGCGGCGCGAGCCTGATGGCCGACGTGTCGAGTGCGACCTCCTACTTCGACCCCGAACTGCAGGACTGCACGCGCGAGGAACTCCAGTCGATGGTCGAGTCCACCGAGGGCCTCGAGGAGTACGAGCACTACTTCGACGACGTCCTCCGGATGAAGCCCCACACGCGCTCCGCGGAGGTCGAGGAACTCCTGAGCGACCTGAGCGAGGTGTTCGGCGCGCCGAGTGACGCCTACAACATGCTCACGGACGCCGACCTCGAGTTCCCGACCGTCGAGAAGCCGGACGGCGACGCCGTCGAAATCTCGCAGGCGAACCTCACGAAACTCCTCAAACACCAGGACCGCGAGTTCCGCGAGACCGTCCACGAGGAGTTCTACGAGACCATCGGCGACGTCCGGAACACCATCGGGTCGACGATGAAGAGCCAGATGAAAAAGGACGTGAAACTCGCGGAGGCGCGGAACTACGACACCGCCCGCGAGGCCGCCCTCGACGGCTCGAACATCCCGACGGACGTCTACGACAACCTCGTGGACACGGTCGACGACAACCTCGACAAGCTCCACCGGCACGCCGACCTCAAGCGCGAGGCCCTCGGCGTGGACGAACTGAAGATGTGGGACCTCTACATGCCCATCGTCGACTCCGAGAGCCCGGAGGTCACCTACGACGAGGCCAAAGAACACGTCGTCGAGGCCGTCGCGCCGCTCGGCGAGGACTACCAGGACCGCGTCCGCGAAGGCCTCGAATCGAACTGGGTGGACGTCTACGAGAACCGCGGGAAGCGCTCGGGCGCGTACTCCGGGGGCACGTACGACACCCAGCCGTTCATCCTGATGAACTACCAGGACGACATCTCCTCGATGTTCACGCTGGCCCACGAACTCGGGCACAGCCTCCACAGCCAGTACACGAGCGACGAGCAGCCCTACGTCTACTCGCAGTACGAAATCTTCGTGGCCGAGGTGGCGTCGACGGTCAACGAGGCGCTGCTCGTCAACCACCTGCTGGACACCGTCGAAGACGAGCACTTCCGCCGCCACATCCTCAACGAGTACCTCGAGCGGTTCCGGTCGACGCTCTACCGGCAGACGCTGTTCGCGGACGTCGAACAGCGCCTCCACGAACTCACCGAGGAGGGCGAGGCGCTGACGCCCGACCGCATCGACGAGGTGTACGGCGAGCGCAAGCGCGCGTACTACGAGCCCGCCGACGTGGACGAGCACATCACCCGCGAGTGGATGCGCATCCCGCACTTCTACTACAACTTCTACGTGTTCCAGTACTCCACGGGCATCTCCGCGGCCGTCGCGCTCGTGCAGGACATCCTCGAAGAGGGTCAGCCGGCCGCCGACCGCTACCTGGAGTTCCTCGAGCGCGGCTCCAGCGAGTACCCGCTGGAGCTGCTCCGGCACGCCGGCGTGGACATGTCCACGAGCGAGCCCATCGAGCGCGCGCTCTCCGTCTACGACGACTACCTCGGCGAGGCCGAAGACCTCGTCTGA